The genomic DNA ACGAGTCAAGTGTCGTAGTTCATCAAGGGTTCCAGTTTCCACAATTTCGCCTTGGCGAATGATAACCACCTTATCCGCCAAGCGTTCTACTTCACTCAAGATATGAGAGGATAACAGGATGGCTTTACCTGATTCCTTGATTTTTTCAACTTCTTCTTGGAAGACTGCTTCCATCAAAGGGTCAAGACCAGACGTTGGTTCATCAAAAATATATAAATCCGAATCAACAGATAATGCTGCAATCAAACCGACCTTTTGACGATTTCCTTTCGAATATCCTTTGGCTTTTTTCTTAGGGTCCAATTCAAAGCGTTTAATTAAATAATCGCGTTTTTGCATGTCTCCGCCACCGTGCAATTTAAGGAATAGATCAATAATTTCGCCACCTGTTAGATTTCCCCACAAAGAGACATCTCCAGGGACATAAGAAATGTGTTTATGAATGTCAAGGCTATCTTTCCAAACATCCTTATCAAATATTTCCACATTGCCCGCATCTCGCCTGATAATTCCCAATAATGTACGAATAGTTGTCGATTTACCAGCTCCATTTGGGCCAATAAAACCTACCACTTCT from Tuberibacillus sp. Marseille-P3662 includes the following:
- a CDS encoding ABC transporter ATP-binding protein, which translates into the protein MTKIVEVQGLQKKFGKIQALNDVTFTVGTGEVVGFIGPNGAGKSTTIRTLLGIIRRDAGNVEIFDKDVWKDSLDIHKHISYVPGDVSLWGNLTGGEIIDLFLKLHGGGDMQKRDYLIKRFELDPKKKAKGYSKGNRQKVGLIAALSVDSDLYIFDEPTSGLDPLMEAVFQEEVEKIKESGKAILLSSHILSEVERLADKVVIIRQGEIVETGTLDELRHLTRSTVTIATEGDVAEMASVNGVFDFKQKDNQATFSADNHYLNDILMEASKLGVKTFESVPPTLEDLFMRHYEG